CGGCGCGGAGCCGCGCATGGTCGAGGAAGTCACGATCCCCGTGCTGTCGCGGCTCGACGACGAGTGGGCGACTTACTCGGAGCGCTTCATCGAGCGCATGGCGAACGAGAAGAAGCCGTGGCTGCTCTACCACTGCACGCGCGGCGCCCACTTCGACAACTACCCGCACGAGAAGTTCCGGGGCAAGTCACCGTCGAAGCACCCCTACAAGGACACGATCATCGAGCTCGACGACATCGTGGGCCGGCTCGCGCGCGCGCTCGAGCGCACGGGCCAGGCCGAGAACACGCTCGTGTTCGTCTCGTCCGACAACGGACCCGAGATGGAGACCTGGCCCGATGCCGCGTTCACGCCGTTCCGCTGCGCGAAGGGCTCCACCTGGGAAGGCGGAGTGCGCGTGCCGGGCGTGCTCTGGTGGCCGGGCATGATCGCGCCAGGCGCGTCCGACGGGCTGTTCGCGCAGCTCGACCTGTTCGCCACCCTCCTGACACTGGCCGGTGTCGGCGAGCGCGTGCCGACCGACCGCTTCATCGACTCGATCGACCAGACCTCGTTCCTGCTCTCGCCCGGGGGTCTCTCGAACCGCAAGTTCCACTACTACTGGCTCACGGTGAATCTCTCGGCGGTGCGCGTGGGCGAGTACAAGTACATGACCACGTCGATCTCCGACGACTCGACCGACGTGGTGAATCCCGGCGGCTTCACGGGCGTGCTGCAGCAGTACCCGTACGGGCGGCTCTACAACCTGTATCTCGACCCGAAGGAGACCCACAGCTACCTGATCCGGAAGCTGGTCTACATCGAGGTCATCATGCGCGCGCTCGCGCGCCATCGCGCCACCTTCCAGAAGTGGCCGAATCGCCCGCCGCAGGTGACTGCCCGGGGGCGCTAGCGCGCGAGAGACTCCCGCAGCAGGTGCGCGATCTGGCGCACGTCGCCATCGGACAGCTCGGGGTAGATGGGCAGTGACAGCACCTCGCGTGCCGCCGCGTCGGTCTCGGGCAGGCTGGGCGCGTCCGGCGCATACATGGGCAGCGCGTGATTCGGGATCGGGTAGTAGACCTGGGTCGACACGCCGTGACTGTCGAGCGCCTTCTGGATCCCCGCGCGCTTCTCGGCCGGCACGCGCAGCGTGTACTGGTGGAACACGTGCGTGCAGCCCGGCGCGATGCGCGGGGTGCGGATGCCGGCCACGCCGGAGAGCGCCTCGTCGTAGCTGGCGGCCACGCGCCGGCGGGCGTCGTTCCACACCGCCACGTGCGGGAGCTTCACGCGCAGGAGCGCCGCCTGGATCTCGTCCAGGCGCGCGTTGTAGCCGATCTCGGTGTGGTGGTAGCGCTGGCGCGAGCCGTGCGCGCGCAAGCTGCGCACCGAGTCGGCCAGCGCCTCGTCGTCGGTCGCGATCAGGCCCGCCTCGCCGAACGCGCCCAGGTTCTTCGACGGGAAGAACGAGAACGCCGCCGCGTTGCCCAGGCCTCCGATCTTGCGCCCGCGGTACACGGCGCCGAAGGCCTGCGCGGCGTCCTCCAGCACGGCCAGGCCGCGCCGCTGCGCGAGGTCGGCGATCGCGTCCATCTCGGCCGGGTGACCGAACAGGTGCACGGGCACGATCGCGCGCGTGCG
The sequence above is drawn from the Myxococcota bacterium genome and encodes:
- a CDS encoding DegT/DnrJ/EryC1/StrS family aminotransferase; protein product: MTRKIPMVDLSEQTDRLWPELEKAVHDVLRSGRFILGPNVEAFEREAAAFLGTRYAIGVGSGTDALVLGLRALGIGPGDEVIVPSFTFFATAEAVSLIGAKPVFADIEPTTYCLEPDSVAKAIGLRTRAIVPVHLFGHPAEMDAIADLAQRRGLAVLEDAAQAFGAVYRGRKIGGLGNAAAFSFFPSKNLGAFGEAGLIATDDEALADSVRSLRAHGSRQRYHHTEIGYNARLDEIQAALLRVKLPHVAVWNDARRRVAASYDEALSGVAGIRTPRIAPGCTHVFHQYTLRVPAEKRAGIQKALDSHGVSTQVYYPIPNHALPMYAPDAPSLPETDAAAREVLSLPIYPELSDGDVRQIAHLLRESLAR
- a CDS encoding arylsulfatase; this translates as MAHDPITTPTVEIAPNRESVFRHPEQAAAAAAKLAALEQRTGRKPNLLIVLMDDVGWGDFGCYGGGVMTGAPTPHIDRLAREGLLLTSCYSEPSCTPSRASLMTGRLPMRHGLLVPPMYGMPGGLAGEVTLAQLLSQAGYATQAVGKWHMGENLESQPQNVGFDDFFGFLSVSDMYTEWRDPYFFPEIVYSDERTRWVKNEPFNKCWVHATRGAEPRMVEEVTIPVLSRLDDEWATYSERFIERMANEKKPWLLYHCTRGAHFDNYPHEKFRGKSPSKHPYKDTIIELDDIVGRLARALERTGQAENTLVFVSSDNGPEMETWPDAAFTPFRCAKGSTWEGGVRVPGVLWWPGMIAPGASDGLFAQLDLFATLLTLAGVGERVPTDRFIDSIDQTSFLLSPGGLSNRKFHYYWLTVNLSAVRVGEYKYMTTSISDDSTDVVNPGGFTGVLQQYPYGRLYNLYLDPKETHSYLIRKLVYIEVIMRALARHRATFQKWPNRPPQVTARGR